A stretch of the Phoenix dactylifera cultivar Barhee BC4 unplaced genomic scaffold, palm_55x_up_171113_PBpolish2nd_filt_p 000275F, whole genome shotgun sequence genome encodes the following:
- the LOC103706614 gene encoding uncharacterized protein LOC103706614, with protein MASTEETVGDVDAFPAVNASRELNLGVPEQFPVDPVSSDVATAKELKEETEGRARAKAQADAAGKCDLGSTLMSVLMVSGVVVVAVGVAFFVTKKLKEA; from the exons atggCAAGCACTGAAGAAACGGTAGGAGATGTTGACGCTTTCCCCGCTGTGAACGCCTCCAGAGAACTGAACCTTGGCGTGCCCGAGCAGTTCCCCGTCGACCCTGTCTCCTCCGATGTTGCGACTGCCAAGGAGCTCAAG GAGGAGACGGAGGGGAGGGCGAGAGCAAAGGCCCAGGCTGATGCGGCGGGAAAGTGCGATTTGGGCAGCACTCTGATGTCCGTTCTCATGGTCTCTGGCGTGGTCGTCGTTGCAGTTGGGGTGGCGTTCTTTGTCACAAAGAAGTTGAAAGAAGCATAA
- the LOC103706584 gene encoding 40S ribosomal protein S25-like → MAPKKDKGPPPSSKPAKSGGGKQKKKKWSKGKQKEKVNNAVLFDQASYDKMLSEVPKYKQITPSVLSERLRINGSLARRAIKDLMARGSIRMVSAHASQQIYTRATNT, encoded by the exons ATG GCGCCGAAGAAGGACAAGGGCCCGCCGCCGTCCTCGAAGCCCGCCAAGTCCGGCGGAGGAAAACAGAAGAAGAAG AAATGGAGCAAGGGAAAGCAGAAGGAGAAGGTGAACAACGCGGTTCTCTTCGATCAGGCGAGCTACGATAAGATGCTCTCTGAGGTGCCCAAGTACAAGCAGATCACTCCCTCGGTGTTGTCTGAGAGATTGAGG ATCAATGGATCACTGGCCCGAAGGGCTATCAAGGATTTAATGGCCAGGGGTTCCATCAGGATGGTATCAGCACATGCCAGTCAGCAGATCTACACTAGAGCAACCAATACCTAG